The proteins below come from a single Deltaproteobacteria bacterium genomic window:
- a CDS encoding transposase: METQQIADLYSDDLLASFGATTATGLSELLEGEVSHDQVTRSLAGTRKTASDLWRTVKAFVREIQSAEGVLILDDSIEEKPYTDENAIVCWPYDHSKDRMLKGINFLTALYSSHGGSVPVGFHVVAKTEPYTAPKTQKEKRRRAVSKNTVCQELLKHAVRSRVPFRFVLFDVWCASAETMVFIKQEQQRDLICPLTTNRKVALSQADKQQGRSGRVDTLELEAQATGEIYLEGVDFPLVLVKHIVTNEDGSSGRRSLVSSDTTLSFDALTTPSHKRWGGECYQKSLKQTVSLAKSPPPTVPTQTNHFFAALCGFIKLERLKMRTQLNHFALKSKLYLNALPTAFSTLRTLTTGQVTA; this comes from the coding sequence GAGGGGGAAGTCAGCCACGATCAAGTAACCCGGTCCTTAGCCGGTACGCGGAAAACGGCGAGCGATCTGTGGCGGACCGTCAAAGCCTTTGTCCGGGAGATACAATCTGCCGAAGGGGTGTTGATCCTGGACGACTCGATTGAGGAGAAGCCGTATACCGACGAGAACGCTATTGTCTGTTGGCCCTATGATCATTCCAAAGACCGGATGCTCAAAGGGATCAATTTCCTGACGGCCTTGTATAGCAGCCACGGGGGGAGTGTCCCGGTAGGCTTCCACGTGGTAGCCAAGACCGAGCCGTATACCGCCCCCAAGACGCAGAAAGAGAAGCGGCGGAGGGCGGTGTCCAAGAATACGGTGTGTCAGGAGCTGCTCAAACACGCGGTGCGCAGTCGGGTTCCCTTTCGCTTTGTCTTATTCGATGTCTGGTGCGCTTCGGCAGAGACGATGGTCTTTATCAAACAGGAACAACAGCGGGACTTGATTTGTCCCCTCACGACCAATCGCAAAGTGGCCTTGAGTCAAGCCGACAAGCAGCAGGGCCGCTCTGGCAGAGTGGACACCCTGGAACTGGAAGCGCAGGCCACAGGGGAAATCTATCTCGAAGGCGTGGACTTTCCGCTCGTGCTGGTCAAGCACATCGTCACAAACGAGGACGGCAGCAGCGGCAGGCGCTCTCTGGTCTCCAGTGATACCACCTTGTCCTTCGATGCCCTCACCACGCCCTCTCACAAACGGTGGGGGGGGGAATGTTATCAGAAGTCGCTCAAGCAGACCGTCTCGTTAGCCAAGTCGCCCCCCCCAACCGTCCCCACGCAAACCAATCACTTCTTTGCCGCCTTGTGTGGCTTTATCAAATTGGAGCGGTTGAAAATGCGGACTCAGCTCAATCATTTTGCTTTGAAGTCGAAACTCTATCTCAATGCGCTGCCTACCGCTTTCTCTACCTTGCGTACGTTAACAACTGGTCAAGTTACCGCGTAA